One Solanum lycopersicum chromosome 4, SLM_r2.1 DNA window includes the following coding sequences:
- the LOC138347939 gene encoding uncharacterized mitochondrial protein AtMg00820-like — translation MAPQPACPTNEIELPHSPPQCSSPLTCAVTRPQNNITKPKKILDYLAKLNSTVIPTTVKQAQKYLEWRYAIKHEFDALIKNQTWELVPPDPIKNIVSCKWLFRIRRNVDGSIDRYKARLVAKGFTQRPGVDFHATFSLVVKPTTVHIVLSVAVRHN, via the coding sequence ATGGCTCCTCAACCAGCCTGTCCTACCAACGAGATAGAACTCCCACATTCTCCGCCTCAATGTTCGTCTCCTCTTACCTGTGCTGTCACTCGACCCCAAAATAATATCACAAAACCAAAAAAGATTTTGGATTACCTAGCCAAATTGAACTCCACTGTCATACCCACCACTGTcaaacaagcacaaaaatatcTAGAGTGGCGTTATGCAataaaacatgaatttgatgctttaattaaaaatcagaCTTGGGAACTTGTTCCTCCTGACCCGATCAAAAACATTGTATCTTGCAAGTGGCTTTTCAGGATCAGGAGAAATGTTGATGGGTCCATCGACAGATACAAAGCACGCCTAGTTGCAAAAGGCTTTACTCAGAGGCCAGGCGTTGACTTTCATGCCACATTCAGCCTAGTCGTCAAGCCCACAACAGTTCACATCGTCCTCTCTGTGGCAGTTCGTCACAACTGA